TCTATGGCAGGGCAATCAAAGTGTTCTGATCAATGGGGCAATGCTGCTGAACTATGGGCATCCGCTCGGGGACATCTATGAAAGTCTGCTTGCCCACGCCGGGGATTTCATGAGACATAACAACAGCTACCACTTGAAGCTGACGGCGGTATTTACCGCTCTGCTCGCCCGTCTGACAGGTTATAGATCAGCGGAGGACCCTTTTGCACGAATCGATGTGTCCAGCAGCGAGTTCGCTCATGGTGATGAGCTCCATGTGATCCAGGAGCTGGTCTATATTTATCAATACGTGAGCGGATATGTGCTAGGAGAATATCAGCAAGCGGAGGAAGCGCTGGGTCAGGCAGCGGTTATTGCGAGAGCTCGTTCTAAACAATTCGATCATATACTTCAGGATACTTATGAATCATTGGTGTGGGCTCAGTTATACGAGCAGGCATCTGTATCTAAGCAACGGCAATATAGAGCAGGTATACACAAGCGTTTGAAAAAATTGAAGAAGTTTGCCGATCGCTGTCCTCACAATAATCTGCATAAATACCAGTTGATTCGAGCTGAATGGTATCGGATTAGCGACAAGTTGCATCTGGCGGAAGAATGGTATGAGCAGGCGATCGAAACCGCACGTAAGTACGGACATACTCATGATCTAGGCATGGCAGCGGAGTGTTACGGCCAATATTGGCTCCGAAGAGATAGGCTGCAATTGGCGAAGCTCCATCTATCGGTGTCCTATGATGCATACAAGAAATGGGGGGCGGCTGCAAAGTTATCTTCTATGGAGCGGCAATACGGCTATTTGTTGCCAAGAAGGCAAGAACTGGGCTTAGAGAATATCGATTATATATCTGTTATGCAGTCGGCGCAGGCGATATCCGGAGAGATGGAAATGAACCGTCTGCTTCATAAGCTGATGAGTATTATGCTGCATAATGCTGGTGCAGATTCAGGAGCGCTCTTATTTGATCACCATGGACAATGGGTGATTGAAGCCTACGGAACCCCTGAGGATCTCCAGATCGAATCTATCCCGTATGAGGAGGATTTGGCTCCTATTCCTGCAGCTATTATTGGCTATGCGGCTAGAACCAAGGAGGAGATCGTGCTTCATGACGCCGCGAAGGAAGGCATGTTTGCGCGGGATCGCTATGTCCGTGACCAGGGACTGAAGTCGGTCATATGCCTGCCGATCATGTATCAGAATAAATTGATCTGTCTGCTCTATATGGAGAACCGGCTATCTACCGGTGTATTCACCCCGGAGCGGCTTGATATATTGAAGCTGCTCGGCTCGCAATGTGCAATTTCCATTGCTAATGCCGGGCTGTATACCGGGATCCAGATTCTTAAGGACAGTCTGGAGGAGCAGGTTGCTGAGCGAACTAGCAGTTTGGAGCAATCGATGCATGAGACAGCTGTCGCACTGGCCGAAGTGTCGATCTATGAGGACCGGAACCGAATCGCTCAGGAGATCCATGATATTGTCGGCCACACGCTCACTTCAACCATTTTGCAAATTGAGGCGGGCAGGCGGTTGTTCTATAAAGATGCAGAATCCGCTTCAGAGCGCTTGAAGGAAGCGCAGGAGCTGGTCAGGCATAGTCTGAATGAAATTCGCGGAGCCGTTCATATGCTGAAGGAGGACAAGCATGCCGACTTCATGCCGATTCTAAGGCAGCTGATTCGTGATACGGAGCGCAATACGGGAGTTGTGATCCATGCTTCTATTTACGAACCGCCTGAGCTATCCCAAGCTCAGAAGAAGACGATCTATCACGCTCTTCAGGAAGGTCTGACGAATGGAATCAGGCATGGAGGGAGTACGGAGTTTCACTTCAGCCTGCGAACAGTGGGCTCTAACATCGAGTTTAAGCTTAAGGACCAAGGTCTAGGGGCAGAGCATATCAAGATGGGCTTTGGACTGAAGGCGATGAAGGATCGGGTCGAGCAATTGGGGGGAAGCCTTGTCGTTGATATGCAGTTGAATCAAGGCTGTGAGATCGTGATAAATTTGCCTTACGCATCGCGTTGGATTGGAGAGAAGGTATGAAGAAGATTTCAATAGTGATTGCTGATGATCAGATGCTGACACGGGAAGGCTTACGGACGATTCTCGATCTTGAGGATGATCTTGAGGTCATTGGTGTAGCCAGAAATGGCCAGGAAGTCTGCGAAATGGTGGATACACTACAGCCGGATCTCGTGCTGCTCGACATTCGTATGCCGGTCATGGATGGAATTAGTGCGCTGAAGCGAATCAAGCAGAATCATCCCGATGTATTTATTCTAATTCTGACTACTTTTATAGAGACGGATTATATTGTAGAAGGCTTGGCTAATGGGGCGAGCGGGTATATGCTGAAGGATATGGATGCGGATAAAATGATTGCTTCAATCCGTGATACCGTATCCGGACAATTCGTTCTACCCGCAGCCGTCGCAGCGAAACTGGCGGCACGGATGAATCGGTTCAATGAGGAATATGAGCAGTGGCAAAGATCGACCCTAGAGCAAATTAAGCTAACGGATCGTGAGGAAGAGCTGGCTCACCTGATTATCAAAGGTTTGAATAATCGTGAAATTGCCGATGCACTGCATATTGCCGAAGGTACCGCCCGGAATTATATCAGCAATCTATACAGTAAGTTGGAGGTTGTGGATCGGGCGCAGGCGATCGTTCGCCTGCAGTCCATTATTTGATGGACTATCTAATCTAACAAGAGTATTCTGGAGGAGTGTATGTGGGGATTTGGACGGTGTATGATGAAACTTTTTACAGAATCAGGTATATTTCCGCGGGTCCCCGACTATATTATAAGAGTGTGTTTCAAGCACACTAGTTGCAGGCTTCGAAATGACCTCAAAACGGTTCATATTGTTGTTACAGGTGCTAAACATAAAGACTTGAATCATTCTTTACAGGGAACAGGTAATAAATCCAAATTAGTACAGTTGCTTATTTAAGCGAATTGAACTATAATGAGAGTAATTGGAATTTTGGCCTGAACTCACATATTGTAGAGGGTTATGATTTTAAGTGCATAGCCTTGTGCAATATGTGATTTTTATTATTTAAACGAATATAGAGGTCATATAATTAAATTTTTGGAGGTAATATTCATGGAAACAGGAACAGTTAAATGGTTCAACGCAGAGAAAGGCTTTGGTTTTATCGAGGTTGAAGGCGGCAACGACGTATTCGTGCATTTCAGCGCGATCGTTGGCGATGGCTTCAAATCTTTGGACGAAGGCCAACGCGTTGAGTTCAACGTAGTTCAAGGCAACCGTGGTCCACAAGCCGAGAACGTTGTTAAGCTGTAAGCTTATCTAAAGATAATATGCCCCAGACGTACAAGTTTGGGGCATTTTATTTTATCAGCTAATCATTCCAGATGAGAAAGAGAGGGATGCTTCGTGTACAACTCGAGAAAAAAGCAAGCGGAAGAAATTCCAGAGGAGATCACGGCCATTTGGTCTTGCACGAATGATGATTGCAACGGTTGGATGAGACGCAACTTTGCTTTTTTGAATCACCCTACTTGTCCTCAATGTGGGTCTACCATGGCGGAAGATGAGCGGATGCTCGCAGTATTGACCAATACCAGCTTCAATCATCACGGTTGAATGAAGTAAGCTAAGAAACATGGGGTAGAAAACTATATGATGAATTTTTCTTTATGAACTGACGCTCGGTACAATGCCGGTGTCAGTTTTTTGTTATCTGCATACTCCTTATTTGTTAGGACGATCTACTGTGAACATATGTCTTGTCATTACAGGTGTCTAGGGTATAATGGGCCATAATGGTCTTGCATCACTATAATGGGAGGCTAATGATAATGCATACAAGACACAGTCTAATCAATCAATTAGCGGCGGCCAATATCGATCGCCAAGGCACTCTGCTCGTGCATTCATCCATGAAGAGCATTGGTGAAGTAGATGGAGGAGCCGATACGGTGCTGGATGCACTAAGTGAATATATGCAGGAGGGGCTGCTTGTTCTTCCGACACATACCTGGTCTTACATTAATGCGGATAATCCAAAGTTTTATGTGGAGACCTCCCCATCCTGCGTCGGCATTTTGCCGGAATTGTTCCGGGGGCGTGAAGGCGCGATTCGTTCTTACCACCCGACACATTCGGTGGCGGCTCTGGGCGAGGATGCAGCCGAATTCGTAGCCGGGGCGGAATTATGCGATACGCCTTGCCATAGGGAATCCCCATGGGGCAAGCTGTTGGATCGCCAAGCGACGATTATGCTTGTGGGTGTTGATCTAAGACGCAATACTTTCATTCATGGGATCGAGGAATGGGTGGACATACCTGGCAGAGTTACGGATAGTCATGAGCAATTATTCGTTGTGCTTGGTGATGGAACGGAGATTCCGGTGCCTTCACGACGTCATTATGGACTGTCATGGTCGGAGCATTTCTGGAAGGTAGAGAAGATTCTTGAACGGGAAGGGGCAATCCGCAAGATCAAGTTCGGTGATGCCGTCACCTGGATCTGTGATACCGTGCAGATGACGGACATACTGACGAAGATGCTGCATGAGAATCCGGACTTATTCTCGGATAATGAGCCGCTTGCCGATGAACTTGTACACTTGCCCTAATCGGGAATTTGGATTCATAATGATATAGTGGTAAATATCGACGTTACGAATATATCAAGTGAGGATTTATATGAAGCAATATGAAATTGTCGAACAGCCCATAGAGGTTCAGCTTTATATCGATTACGTGCTTCATCCTGGAGCAGGTGCGGTAACGGTATTTACGGGACATGTCCGCGAGTGGACGCAAGGGGTTAAAACGTTGTTTCTTGCTTATGAGGCGTATGTTCCAATGGCCGAGAAGATGCTGGCTCGGGTTGGCGAAGAGATCGAAGAAAAGTGGCCTGGTACAAGAGTAGCGATTGCTCATCGTATCGGTGAATTGCAAATCTCCGACATCGCGGTAGTCATCGCGGTCTCTTCTCCACATCGTAAGGCAGCCTATGAGGCGAATGAATACGCAATTGAGCGTATTAAGGAAATCGTACCGATCTGGAAGAAGGAAATTTGGGAGAATGGCGAGGAATGGATCGGTGATCAGCGGAGAAATCCAGAGCCGAAAGAAACTCCTTGATCAATCTGAAGTTTAGCTATACAAAGAAGGTGAAGCAGCTATGAAAATAGAGCCGATGCAGGATCAACTGCAGAGGCCGATTAGGGATTTGCGGATATCTGTGACCGACCGCTGTAATTTTCGCTGCACCTATTGTATGCCTAAAGAAATCTTTGGCGATGATTACAGGTTCCTGCCCAGCGAAGAACTGCTCACCTTTGAAGAGATCGTCTTAGTTGCAGAGATTTTTGCCTCTCTCGGTGTCCGTAAGCTCCGTCTGACAGGCGGTGAGCCACTGTTGCGCAGCAATTTGCCATCGTTGATTGAGAGGCTATGGCAGATCGACGGGATCGAAGATATTGGACTGACAACGAACGGACTGTTACTAGGACGATATGCAGACTCACTGATGAATGCAGGGCTGCGCCGTGTGAATGTGAGCCTGGATGCGCTAGATCCTAAGCTGTTCGGACATATTAACGGACGAGGAATCGAGCCTTCACATATTCTGGACAATATTGAATATGCAAGACAGATTGGTCTGCAGGTGAAGGTCAATATGGTGGTGGAGAAGGGCTTGAATGAGCAGGAGATTTTGCCTATGGCGGGCTACTTCAAAGAACGTGGGATCAAGCTCTGCTTCATTGAATTCATGGACGTTGGCAACGATAATGGTTGGAGTATGAAGAAGGTCGTGACCAAACGGGAAATTTATCAGTTGTTGTCTTCGCGATATGAATTGGAGCCGCTGGAGAGTAATTACTTCGGGGAGGTTGCCCAGCGATATCAGTATAAGGATGGCTCGGCCGAAATTGGCTTCATCACATCGGTATCGGAATCATTCTGTTCCACCTGTACCCGCGCCCGTCTGTCGTCAGAAGGTAAAATCTACACTTGTCTCTTCGCTTCGGAGGGCTTCGATCTGAGGCAAATGCTGCGTAGTGGGGCTACTAGATCTCAGCTTATTCATGCGATTCGCGATGTATGGGAGTCACGGCATGACCGCTATTCCGATGAACGTACCGAACAGACGGCCCAGACCCGCAAAAAAATAAATATGTCCTATATTGGCGGATAATAATAAGAGCAATCCTCCTCATCTCCTTCGGAGACAGGAATGGATTGCTCTTGTGTGTTCTACTAGGCTGATAAAGTAAACGGCTGATCGGTTAGTCCAGTTCAACCCAGCGCGTCGCCCACTGTTGGATATCATCCATCAAGGGGGCAAGGTCGCGGCCTTTATCAGTTAATGAGTATTCTATGCGTACGGGCTTCTCCGGATATACAGTGCGCTGTATGACACCTTCTGTCTCAAGCTCTCGCAGTCGGTCGGACAGAACTTTACCGCTCAGATTGGGTAAAGAGTTCTCGATATCGATAAATCGCTGCGGTCCGTCCAGCAGTCGGTATACAATTAATGTAGACCAACGTTTGCTCAATAGTTCAATAGCTCGTTCAAATCGGGGGCAAAGCTGCGGCATTTCCATCGCTATCACCTCTTGTTAAGCATTATACATCCACTAAATAAAATTAACAAGATAACTTTTCGTAACCAATATTATCACTAGCGGATAAATTGTAGAAATATATTTACTTTCATAAAGTAACCAAGGGTCATTTTATTTAAATTAATTAAACGATACAGCGAAGCAATAATACGTAATAGGTGTTGTAAAAGAACTGTAAAGAGTCTGCATAATTCATTAGTGTTATACTAACAGCACAGTTTTTATGAGAGCCTATGAAATGGATGAAGGATGTGTGCGCTCAATGTCAAATCGCAAATGGCTGCTTGGACTGATCGCCCTCGTCGTTTTTTTTGCTTATATATTGTCTCAATTCTTCTTCTCGACGTTGAAAATCAATGATCTGGTACGACAAATTAGCTCGAACAAGGCGGAGGAGGCTTCACTTAAGTATGTTGTACTGATATCTCAGGAGCAAGACAATCCATTCTGGCGGGAAATGGAGAAGGGAGCTAAGGATGAAGCGGGGAAGCAGGGAATAAAGCTAGTCTACATGGGACCGATTCGCAGCAATCCGATAGAGCAGATCCGACTGCTGGAGAAATCGATTGCTCTGAGACCGGATGCGATTATGATCCAGGGCATGGCCGACCCGGGCTACGAACGGCTGATTAATCAGGCGGTAGCTCAAGGAATCCCCGTTATTACGGTGGATGCGGATGAACCGTCGAGCAAAAGGTTGGCTTATATAGGGACGGATAATCGGGCTGCTGGCAGACAGATGGGCGAGCTTGTGCTAAAAGATCATGCAGGCAACGGCAAGATTGGGGTCATTATCGGTAGTGAATTAGCAGACAGTCAGCGTCTAAGGCTGGAGGGGTTCCGCTCGGTGATTACCTCGGCTGCCGATATGGAAATCGTAGACGTCCGTTCTTCGAATATTTCACATATTGGTGCTGCTAAGCAGACACGAGATATGCTCACCCAATATAGGGATATTAGAACGATCGTCGGATTCAGCTCCCTGGATGCCGGAGGCATTCTGGAAGGAGTGAAGGCGATTGGTCAAGAGGGAGTTCGTATTTATGGGTTCGATGATCTGGAAATAACACGGCAAGGTATCGCGCGGGAGGAGATTAAGGCATCTATTGTTCAGCAGCCGCAGGAGATTGGTGCTAAGTCGATGGCTTTGCTAAGCAGCCTTTTTCAAGGAGACAAGCTTTCTGGGGAGTACTTCATTCCTACCTATATCTTAGATCAAGCTCAACTGCAGGGCGGAGGAATTAGCCCATGAATATGCGCAGAATGCTGTTTATCGTTATTCCGGCCATGTTAATTCTGAATAATGCGGTATCCTTCTTTATCTTTCAGAGTGGGCGTACGGTGCAGCAAAGCTATAATATGATGCTGGACCGGGTACTACTATACAAGCAAATTGATGAACAGACGCGTATAAACTTAAGCGCGATCAATGTATATCTCATGGACCATAGTGATAGCAGTCTGGAGTTGTACAAGGAGAGGAACGAAGAGCTGAAGAAGCTGCAATCTAGCTTATTGAGACAAGAAGCTATTGAATCGGCCGGGTTAAATATGAGGGGCTTTCGCCATTTACTGTCGACTTTTATCTCGCAAGAACAGAGCATCCTTAATTCTCTAGAGAGCGCAGCTCCCCTTGCCTATGCTACGGCTTATACGGAGGCCGAGACAACTGCGGAGTTTATCCAGGAAGAAGCTTATCAGCTCATTGATTTGGAGTTAAGCTATTATCAGCCGTTTTACAAGAAGATTCTCGTTCAGACCGAAGTGATGAACCATTGGGGGATTGCTGTCTTTGTTCTGAATACGATCATCAGCGTCATGCTGGCTTATTGGATTTCATTACGCATCACGAGACCGATACAGGAATTGGTAGAGACGGCCGAGCAAATTTCCGAAGGAAATCTGCAGGTGAGCCCTCCCTCAATCGATGCTCATAATGAATTTAGTGTGCTCTTCGAGGCGTTCGGACAAATGCAGAATAATCTTCAACTGCTGATTGACAAAGAGAAGGAAGGGCTGGAGAAGGATCGACTCGTGAAGGAGCTAGAACTGGAAGTGCTACAGAATCAGATTAACCCGCACTTCCTGTTCAATTCATTGAATGTGATGTCCAAGCTTGCGCTGCTAGAGGGAGCAGAGCAGACGAGTGATCTGACAGTGTCGATGTCCAATCTGCTCCGGTACAATCTGCGGAAGCTGGATCGTCCAGTGACGTTAAGGGAAGAGGTGGAGCATGCCAAGGAATATTTCTTCATTCAGCAGGCCCGCTTCCGCGAGCGCATTCGCTTCGAGACCGAGATCGACGAGGCAGGTCTTGATGTATTGGTGCCTGTGCTGACTCTGCAGCCTATTCTTGAGAACGGGTTCGTACACGGCATCGAAGGAATGGAGGAAGGAGCGGTAGTCAAGCTGACAATCTCGTGTGAGCCTAGCGAGACAAGGGTAGCCATTTCTGATAATGGGGCTGGTATGAGCAAAGAGGTTCGCGACTCGCTACTTAATTATGATTCGAATCGGTTGGAGGCGCGCGAGGTTCCCGAGAAGGGGCATTCCACAGGGCTTGGCACCCATAACGTGTTCAAACGTTTGGAGTTATTTTATAACAAGAAAGATATGATCGAAATTGAGAGCGCACCAGGAAAAGGAACGACCGTGATTATACGGATTCCAGCTACAGGTGAGGAGGAGAGCCGTGTACCGCCTACTGATAACAGATGATGAAGCTTTGGAACGGGAGGGAATTGAGTGGATTGCGACACGGATGATGCCAGGCACGTTCGAGATTGCTCATGCGGAGAATGGGCGGATGGCGATCCAGAAGGCGGCCGAATTCCACCCTCATATTGTCATGATGGATGTGAGAATGCCGGGGATTCAAGGACTTGATGCTCTGAAGGAGATTAAAGCACAGAATCCGGATGTGAAAATGGTGATGATCACTGCTTATGAATATTTCGATTACGCGAAACAGGCGATCTCCCTGGGAGTCCGGGAATATTTGGTGAAGCCGGCTAAGCGGGCCGAAGTAGCGGCTGTATTGGAAAGGCTCGTCCAGGAGATCGAAGCGGAGCGGCATAAGCGGAATGAACAGCTTGCGGTCAGAGATAAGTTCTATCAGCTGCTGCCGCTCGCAGAGACGGAAATTGCACTGCATTTGATGGCCGATCAGGTGAATGAGACCGAGGTGGAACAGCTAGCCGATATTCTAAGTCTATCTATCGAGAGAGGGTGCGCATTGGTGCTTGCCTTTTCCGAGCTTGGTGATAAGAAGAAGCGGGTGTATGAAGAGGTCAAGAACTTGGCGCATGCATTGATAAAAGAACCCTATTCCGTGACGATCAGCTCGTTGGTGTACCAGCATATGGCGATCTTTCTACTTGGAGATCCGCAGGGTGGTAGCGCTTCAATAGGGGAAGAAGCGGCACTTCTGGCTGGTAAGCTGGCCGAAGGGCTTAGTCAACAATGCGACATTATGATATCAGTTGGCATTGGTTCAGTGCAAACGGGCATCCCAGGTATCAAGCAATCGTACTATGAGGCTGTATTTGTATCCAAATATGATCAATGGGGAGATATCAACCGCTTCGAGGACTTGAATTTTGCTGAGCCAGAGCGTCCAGGCAAGAATGAAGACAAACTGACCCCCACCATACGTTCCGTCGGAGAGAATTCATATGTTGATTTGGCCATCCGCCAAATCCGTGAGGAGCGGGAGCAGAGCACGCACAATATGCTGGACCAAGCTGTGGCTTATATCCACCGTAAATACCAGGAAGACCTCTCGCTTGAAGATGCAGCAGAGCATGTTCATCTGAATCCTTATTACTTCAGCAAGCTGTTTAAGCAGCAGACGGGGGAGACCTTCATCGACTATGTTACGAGACTTCGCATCGAGAAGGCCAAGGAGATGATGAAGGATAGCCATCTCAGCCTGAAGGAAGTGTGTTATGCCGTCGGATACAAGGATCCCAATTATTTTAGCAGAGTGTTCAAAAAAGTCACCGGAGTAACACCGTCGGAATACCGACAGCAGCTACGATGAGAAGATAGGTCCATGTGTTTTAACGTGGACTTTTTTGTCATGAGTGCTTAATTTGTGCTAGCGTAATGTCCCTTGGCGGAACAAGAATGGACGGGGATTAATTTTATGCTGGCATTGCACAAATTAGTGAAGGGATTCGAGCGTAGATTGGAATAGTCCCCGTGTTACAATAACTTTGGATTTCAGAAAGTATGTGAAATCAAGAGAAAGTACAACACAGAAGGGACGTCAAATGATGAGCTCAAATATATCAGAACAAGGCGATCGAGTCAGTATGAAATTCGTAACCTTGGTGTCTATAGTCGCTGCTCTCGGCGGGTTGCTATTTGGTTTTGATACAGCTGTAGTGTCTGGTGCAATCGGTTTCATGAAGCAGCATTTTGACTTGAATGACTTCCAGGTAGGCTGGGCTGTATCCAGTTTGATTATCGGTTGTATCGTTGGCGCCTTGTCCTCCGGAGTATTAAGTGAGAAATTTGGCCGCAAGAGAGTATTGATCACGGCGGCGATCCTGTTCATTATCGGATCCGTCTTCTCGGCGGTACCGAATACGTTCAACGAGTTCATCATTGCTCGAATGATCGGTGGAATCGGGATCGGAATAACGTCAACCCTATGCCCCTTGTACAATGCGGAGATTGCTCCAGCCAAATATCGCGGCCGTCTCGTGGCATTGAATCAACTGGCAACGGTTACAGGAATATCCTTAGTGTATTTCGTTAACTTATGGATTGCCGGCTTGGGGAATGAAGCCTGGGGCATATCTACCGCTTGGCGCTGGATGTTCGCCTTCGGTATTATCCCTGGTCTGTTATTCTTGGTCCTGCTGTTCTTCGTGCCTGAGAGCCCAAGATGGTTGATCAAGCAGGGCCGGGCAGCGGAATCTCTTCCAATTCTGGTCAAGATTCATGGCGAGACATTAGCGAAGCAGGAGGTGCTGGACATTAAGGAGTCGTTCAAAATCGAGAACGGTTCGATCCGCCAATTGTTCAGTCCAGCGCTGAGACTGGCTCTTATTGTAGGTGTTGGGCTGGCCGTGCTCCAGCAAGTGACGGGAATCAATGCGGTGCTGTACTATGCACCGGAGATCTTCAAGCAGACGGGCGCAGGAACGAATGCGGCCCTAATTCAGACGATCTTTGTCGGAATCATAAATCTCCTGTTCACCATTTTGGCAATCTGGCTGATCGATAAAGTAGGCCGTAAAATGCTGCTGCTGATCGGATCTTCAGCGATGCTGATCTGTCTGATCGTCATAGGCGCTGCATTCCAGACAGGTCATACTTCCGGTCCGCTCGTGCTGGTCTTCATTCTGGCCTATGTAGCGGCCTTCGCTCTGTCTCTTGGGCCGGTGGTATGGGTCGTTATCTCCGAGATCTTCCCGAACCGGATTCGCGGCAAGGCTACGGCGATTGCGTCGATGGCTCTCTGGACGGCTGATTATATCGTATCCCAGGCTTTCCCACCAATGCTTAACTCTGCAGGCCCGGCGCTGACCTTCTGGATCTTTGGTCTTATGGCGCTGATTACGGTAGTATTCACCTGGCGTAAGGTTCCTGAGACCAAGGGGAAGTCGCTGGAGGAAATCGAGTCGCTATGGGCTGCCAAATAACTCATTGCTTGATGCTTACTTGAGTAAGGAATATCCGAGATAACTTTAGATATATTAATGCAAGGGGCTTTCCATTATGGAAAGCCCCTTGCTGTAGTGCGCCCGGCATGGGCGATAACTTGGCGGTGAAAGTCCGCTACAGGCTCGGCAGTAGGAACTGTTAGCCAAGGGCAAGGGTGTCCGTCGTGAGGCGGAATCTGAAGGAAGCCGGAGGCAAACCCTCGGTCTGACGAACAGAAATCACATAGAAGGCATGGTGAGACGGACGAGCTTGCTATACAAAGCAAAGTCCAATACTGCCCGAATCTCATCATGTAAATGTGGCAGATGGATGAGGGGAAGGTTATCGCTCTTACCCGGGGAGATCTCACAGACGTAGAGTAGGAAAAAAAAAATCCGAAAGACGGAGTAAAGCTTGCTGTGAGAAGTCAGCAGAAGCCATAGTACCGGGAAGTTTTTTTTTCGGGAAGGGCTGAACAATCGTAAGGTCTCGAGTACATACAGGAAGGAGAGTCGATGCAATGAAAGCAGAATACCGAAAGGGCTGCTCGCAGAGGGATAGTGTGGAACACGAAAAGTATGCGGGAGCGCGGAGTATCGAAACTCGGGAAAATAAGGAAAGAGGCGGTGCAAAAGATTTGCTGGAAAGGGTACTGGACAGAGACAATCTGAACAGAGCCTACAAGCAAGTCAAGCGCAACCACGGAGCGCCGGGAATCGACGGAATGACCATCGAGGCGGCACTGCCGTGGCTACAGGAAAACAGAGACGAACTCTTGCAAAGCATCCGGGAGGGTCGGTATAAGCCGAACCCAGTACGGCGCAAGGAAATCCCCAAACCAGATGGAAGCGGAGTGAGAATGCTCGGCATTCCCACGGTCGTGGATCGTATTATCCAGCAAGCCATCGCCCAGCAGTTGCAACCACGGTTTGAGATTCTTTTCTCGGATGGAAGTTACGGCTACCGCCCAGGGCGGAGCGCGCAGCAAGCCATCCGAAAAGTGAAAACTTATGCAGAACAGGGATACGGTCACGCGGTAGAAATCGACCTCTCGAAATACTTCGACACGTTGAATCATGAGTTGCTGATGAACCTTCTGCGCAAACAGATCGAGGACAAGCGCGTAACTGACCTGATTAAAAAGTACCTGAAAAGCGGAGTTATGGAAAACGGAGTACGCCGCGAAACGGAGAAAGGCTCTCCTCAGGGAGGCCCTTTGTCGCCGCTTCTGGCAAACATCTATCTGAACGAATTCGATCAGGAGATGGAAAGGCGTGGAGTTGTCGTAATCCGTTACGCGGATGACATCGTGGTACTTGCCAAGAGTAAACGGGCAGCGATGCGACTTATGGAGTCATGCGGGAGGTATCTCGAGAACAAACTGAAACTCAAGATGAATGGGCAAAAGAGTAAAGTAGTAAGCATCGTAGCTCGAAAACACTTCAAGTTCCTGGGCTTCGCATTAGGGAAGAGAGGAAAGAAAGTATACATTCGCGTACATCAACAATCCCTCG
The window above is part of the Paenibacillus lutimineralis genome. Proteins encoded here:
- a CDS encoding sensor histidine kinase; the protein is MNMRRMLFIVIPAMLILNNAVSFFIFQSGRTVQQSYNMMLDRVLLYKQIDEQTRINLSAINVYLMDHSDSSLELYKERNEELKKLQSSLLRQEAIESAGLNMRGFRHLLSTFISQEQSILNSLESAAPLAYATAYTEAETTAEFIQEEAYQLIDLELSYYQPFYKKILVQTEVMNHWGIAVFVLNTIISVMLAYWISLRITRPIQELVETAEQISEGNLQVSPPSIDAHNEFSVLFEAFGQMQNNLQLLIDKEKEGLEKDRLVKELELEVLQNQINPHFLFNSLNVMSKLALLEGAEQTSDLTVSMSNLLRYNLRKLDRPVTLREEVEHAKEYFFIQQARFRERIRFETEIDEAGLDVLVPVLTLQPILENGFVHGIEGMEEGAVVKLTISCEPSETRVAISDNGAGMSKEVRDSLLNYDSNRLEAREVPEKGHSTGLGTHNVFKRLELFYNKKDMIEIESAPGKGTTVIIRIPATGEEESRVPPTDNR
- a CDS encoding AraC family transcriptional regulator codes for the protein MYRLLITDDEALEREGIEWIATRMMPGTFEIAHAENGRMAIQKAAEFHPHIVMMDVRMPGIQGLDALKEIKAQNPDVKMVMITAYEYFDYAKQAISLGVREYLVKPAKRAEVAAVLERLVQEIEAERHKRNEQLAVRDKFYQLLPLAETEIALHLMADQVNETEVEQLADILSLSIERGCALVLAFSELGDKKKRVYEEVKNLAHALIKEPYSVTISSLVYQHMAIFLLGDPQGGSASIGEEAALLAGKLAEGLSQQCDIMISVGIGSVQTGIPGIKQSYYEAVFVSKYDQWGDINRFEDLNFAEPERPGKNEDKLTPTIRSVGENSYVDLAIRQIREEREQSTHNMLDQAVAYIHRKYQEDLSLEDAAEHVHLNPYYFSKLFKQQTGETFIDYVTRLRIEKAKEMMKDSHLSLKEVCYAVGYKDPNYFSRVFKKVTGVTPSEYRQQLR
- a CDS encoding sugar porter family MFS transporter; the protein is MMSSNISEQGDRVSMKFVTLVSIVAALGGLLFGFDTAVVSGAIGFMKQHFDLNDFQVGWAVSSLIIGCIVGALSSGVLSEKFGRKRVLITAAILFIIGSVFSAVPNTFNEFIIARMIGGIGIGITSTLCPLYNAEIAPAKYRGRLVALNQLATVTGISLVYFVNLWIAGLGNEAWGISTAWRWMFAFGIIPGLLFLVLLFFVPESPRWLIKQGRAAESLPILVKIHGETLAKQEVLDIKESFKIENGSIRQLFSPALRLALIVGVGLAVLQQVTGINAVLYYAPEIFKQTGAGTNAALIQTIFVGIINLLFTILAIWLIDKVGRKMLLLIGSSAMLICLIVIGAAFQTGHTSGPLVLVFILAYVAAFALSLGPVVWVVISEIFPNRIRGKATAIASMALWTADYIVSQAFPPMLNSAGPALTFWIFGLMALITVVFTWRKVPETKGKSLEEIESLWAAK
- the ltrA gene encoding group II intron reverse transcriptase/maturase encodes the protein MKAEYRKGCSQRDSVEHEKYAGARSIETRENKERGGAKDLLERVLDRDNLNRAYKQVKRNHGAPGIDGMTIEAALPWLQENRDELLQSIREGRYKPNPVRRKEIPKPDGSGVRMLGIPTVVDRIIQQAIAQQLQPRFEILFSDGSYGYRPGRSAQQAIRKVKTYAEQGYGHAVEIDLSKYFDTLNHELLMNLLRKQIEDKRVTDLIKKYLKSGVMENGVRRETEKGSPQGGPLSPLLANIYLNEFDQEMERRGVVVIRYADDIVVLAKSKRAAMRLMESCGRYLENKLKLKMNGQKSKVVSIVARKHFKFLGFALGKRGKKVYIRVHQQSLAKAKKKLKGLTSRSQGRNARQVMEKVKVYIRGWIGYFYVADMKRILQSWNEWLRRRMRMYIWKQWKKPKTKVENLRKLGVPERQAYQWGNSRLGYWRIAGSAILQRSITNEKLVQAGYYDFPAQYERLHNLHLSD